In the genome of Sphingomonas naphthae, one region contains:
- a CDS encoding acyl-CoA dehydrogenase family protein, translating to MTDFDFALGETADMIRESTARFATDRIAPLAAEIDAKDWFPRELWPAMGELGLHGITVEEDYGGLGLGYLEHVVAQEEVARASASIGLSYGAHSNLCVNQIRRWGSPAQKAKYLPKLVSGEHVGSLAMSEAGAGSDVVGMKLKAEKKGDRYILNGTKFWITNAAYADTLVVYAKTGEGSKGITTFLIEKDFKGFSIGQKIDKMGMRGSPTAELVFDDCEVPEENVMGAVGGGVGILMSGLDYERTVLSGIQLGIMQACLDVVLPYVRERKQFGKPIGAFQLMQAKIADMYVALNSARAYVYAVARACDAGRTTRFDAAGAILLASENAMKVSLEAVQALGGAGYTKDWPVERFMRDAKLLDIGAGTNEIRRMLIGRELIG from the coding sequence ATGACCGATTTCGATTTCGCCCTCGGCGAGACCGCCGACATGATCCGCGAGAGCACCGCGCGTTTCGCCACCGATCGCATCGCCCCGCTGGCCGCCGAGATCGACGCCAAAGATTGGTTCCCGCGCGAGCTGTGGCCGGCGATGGGCGAGCTCGGCCTGCACGGCATCACCGTGGAGGAGGACTATGGCGGGCTCGGCCTCGGCTATCTCGAGCATGTCGTGGCGCAGGAGGAAGTGGCGCGCGCCTCGGCCTCGATCGGGCTCAGCTACGGCGCCCACTCCAACCTGTGCGTCAACCAGATCCGCCGCTGGGGCAGCCCGGCGCAGAAGGCGAAATATCTGCCGAAGCTGGTGTCGGGCGAGCATGTCGGCAGCCTCGCCATGTCCGAGGCGGGCGCCGGTTCCGACGTGGTCGGCATGAAGCTGAAGGCCGAGAAGAAGGGTGACCGCTACATCCTCAACGGCACCAAATTCTGGATCACCAACGCGGCCTATGCCGACACTTTGGTCGTCTACGCCAAGACGGGCGAGGGATCGAAGGGCATCACCACCTTCCTGATCGAGAAGGATTTCAAGGGTTTCTCGATCGGCCAGAAGATCGACAAGATGGGCATGCGCGGATCGCCCACCGCCGAGCTGGTGTTCGACGATTGCGAGGTGCCGGAAGAGAATGTGATGGGTGCGGTCGGCGGCGGCGTCGGCATCCTGATGTCCGGCCTCGATTATGAGCGCACCGTGCTGTCGGGCATCCAGCTGGGCATCATGCAGGCCTGCCTCGACGTGGTGCTGCCCTATGTCCGCGAGCGCAAGCAGTTCGGCAAACCGATCGGGGCCTTCCAGCTGATGCAGGCCAAGATCGCCGACATGTATGTCGCGCTCAATTCGGCGCGCGCCTATGTCTATGCCGTCGCCCGCGCCTGCGATGCCGGCAGGACGACCCGCTTCGACGCGGCCGGCGCGATCCTTCTGGCGTCGGAAAATGCCATGAAGGTTTCGCTGGAGGCTGTGCAGGCGCTCGGCGGGGCCGGCTATACCAAGGACTGGCCGGTCGAACGCTTCATGCGCGACGCCAAGCTGCTCGATATCGGCGCGGGCACCAACGAGATCCGCCGGATGCTGATCGGCCGCGAGCTGATCGGCTGA
- a CDS encoding DUF885 domain-containing protein, with the protein MTTEISRRGALAGIAATSVAATSVAVAARAAVPATDAAALLDRFAWRLLEIGPERATALGVDSGAHAGLRRKLEDRSPAGVAAQRAFLRGALAELARLPRTGLDPTTLTSLAVAESAFRTALDGMALPYGVATIGDWRNTPYGVIQNVGSWLDVPQLLDGDQPVRDAADAEAYLARLAAMPAQLDGETARIRMAREQGLVPPAFLLDKTIAGMTRTIADAAKADGALVGPLARKVAAIPGRWVDRAQGIARSAIVPALERQLTELRAERAVASDAPGLGVRPHGPEWYAWGLRAGTTTRRSAADIHAFGRARLAELQARMDPILRGQGLTEGSVADRATALQHRPGIGFPDGDEGRRQIVAYMQGRIDAIRPRLGQVFRRLTRGNLEIRRMPLAQEPGAPAAYGGPGSIDGRVPGKVWVNLGDPSIHNRVTIPDLLFHEGIPGHVWQGEYAQQLPLIRSILAFNAYSEGWALYAEQLADELGIYADDPAGQLGYLMGLAWRAVRLIVDTGIHAMGWSRDKALAEFVAATGLPRSNAESEIDRYCAWPGQACGYEIGHAEIVAQRDRARAALGARFDLRDFNQTVVDGGNVPLDVLAGNVSRYIGGGNA; encoded by the coding sequence ATGACCACCGAAATCTCCCGCCGTGGCGCCCTCGCCGGCATCGCCGCCACCTCCGTCGCCGCCACCTCTGTCGCTGTCGCCGCCCGCGCGGCGGTGCCCGCGACCGATGCGGCGGCGCTGCTCGATCGCTTCGCCTGGCGGTTGCTGGAGATCGGCCCCGAGCGCGCCACCGCGCTGGGCGTGGATAGCGGCGCGCATGCGGGCCTGCGCCGCAAGCTGGAGGATCGATCGCCTGCCGGCGTGGCGGCGCAGCGCGCCTTTCTCCGGGGCGCGCTGGCCGAACTGGCGCGGCTGCCGCGCACCGGGCTCGACCCGACCACGCTCACCAGCCTCGCCGTGGCCGAAAGCGCCTTCCGCACCGCGCTCGATGGCATGGCATTGCCCTATGGCGTCGCCACGATCGGCGACTGGCGCAACACGCCTTATGGCGTCATCCAGAATGTCGGTTCGTGGCTCGACGTGCCGCAATTGCTCGATGGCGACCAGCCGGTGCGCGACGCGGCGGATGCGGAGGCCTATCTCGCCCGCCTCGCCGCCATGCCCGCGCAGCTCGATGGGGAGACCGCGCGCATCCGCATGGCGCGCGAACAGGGTCTGGTGCCGCCTGCCTTCCTGCTCGACAAGACGATCGCGGGCATGACGCGCACCATCGCCGACGCGGCGAAGGCCGATGGCGCGCTGGTCGGGCCGCTCGCCCGCAAGGTCGCGGCGATCCCCGGCCGATGGGTCGATCGCGCGCAGGGCATCGCTCGGTCGGCGATCGTGCCCGCGCTGGAGCGGCAGCTCACCGAATTGCGCGCCGAACGCGCCGTGGCGAGCGACGCGCCCGGCCTCGGCGTGCGGCCGCATGGGCCCGAATGGTATGCCTGGGGGCTACGCGCGGGCACCACCACGCGGCGCAGCGCCGCCGACATCCACGCCTTCGGGCGCGCCCGGCTGGCCGAATTGCAGGCGCGGATGGACCCGATCCTGCGCGGCCAGGGGCTGACCGAGGGCAGCGTCGCCGATCGCGCGACCGCCCTCCAGCACCGGCCCGGCATCGGCTTTCCCGATGGCGACGAGGGCCGGCGCCAGATCGTCGCCTACATGCAGGGCCGGATCGATGCGATCCGCCCGCGCCTGGGCCAGGTGTTCCGCCGCCTGACGCGCGGCAATCTCGAAATCCGGCGGATGCCGCTCGCGCAGGAACCCGGCGCGCCCGCCGCTTATGGCGGCCCCGGCTCGATCGACGGCCGGGTGCCGGGCAAGGTGTGGGTCAATCTCGGCGATCCCTCGATCCACAATCGGGTGACGATCCCCGACCTGCTGTTTCACGAGGGTATTCCCGGCCATGTCTGGCAGGGGGAATATGCCCAGCAACTGCCGCTGATCCGCTCGATCCTGGCGTTCAACGCTTATTCGGAGGGGTGGGCGCTCTATGCCGAGCAGCTCGCCGACGAACTCGGCATCTATGCCGACGATCCGGCCGGGCAGCTCGGTTATCTGATGGGGCTGGCGTGGCGCGCGGTGCGGCTGATCGTCGATACCGGCATCCATGCGATGGGCTGGTCGCGCGACAAGGCGCTGGCCGAGTTCGTCGCCGCGACCGGCCTGCCGCGCAGCAATGCCGAGAGCGAGATCGACCGCTATTGCGCGTGGCCGGGGCAGGCCTGCGGCTATGAGATCGGCCATGCGGAGATCGTGGCGCAGCGCGACCGGGCCCGGGCCGCGCTGGGCGCCCGTTTCGATCTGCGGGATTTCAACCAGACGGTAGTCGACGGCGGCAATGTCCCGCTCGACGTGCTGGCGGGCAATGTGTCGCGCTACATCGGGGGTGGGAACGCCTGA
- a CDS encoding carboxyl transferase domain-containing protein, whose amino-acid sequence MSAPVLPTLVSADDAGFRANAAHNRALAERLRADVAKAALGGTEASRERHVSRGKLLPRDRVERLLDPGSSFLEVGQLAANGMYGDEVPGAGIIAGIGQVSGRTCMIASNDATVKGGTYFPMTVKKHLRAQEIAAENRLPCIYLVDSGGANLPNQAEVFPDREHFGRIFFNQANMSARGIPQIACVMGSCTAGGAYVPAMSDESVIVRNQGTIFLAGPPLVQAATGEIISAEELGGADTHGRRSGVVDHVAENDEHALTIVRDIVSSLAPDARPDVNLREPRPPKYDPTDLYGIVPQDVRAPYDVHEVIARLVDGSEFHEFKALYGTSLVCGFAHIWGIPVAILANNGVLFSESAQKGAHFIELACQRRIPLLFLQNISGFMVGGKYEAEGIAKHGAKLVTAVATATVPKITVLIGGSFGAGNYGMCGRAYGPRFLFSWPNSRISVMGGEQAASVLATVHRDAAKWSPEEAEAFKAPVRAKYEEEGNPWYATANLWDDGIIDPAQTRDVLGLAFAATLNAPIAERPAFGVFRM is encoded by the coding sequence ATGAGCGCCCCCGTCCTCCCCACCCTCGTCTCCGCCGACGATGCCGGCTTCCGCGCCAATGCGGCGCACAATCGCGCATTGGCCGAGCGGCTGCGCGCCGATGTCGCGAAAGCGGCGCTGGGCGGCACCGAGGCGTCGCGCGAGCGCCATGTCTCGCGCGGCAAGCTGCTGCCGCGCGATCGGGTGGAGCGGCTGCTCGATCCGGGCTCGTCCTTCCTCGAGGTCGGCCAGCTCGCCGCCAATGGAATGTATGGCGACGAGGTGCCCGGCGCCGGCATCATCGCCGGCATCGGCCAGGTTTCCGGCCGCACCTGCATGATCGCCTCCAACGACGCGACCGTGAAGGGCGGCACTTATTTCCCGATGACGGTGAAGAAGCATCTGCGCGCGCAGGAGATCGCGGCGGAGAACCGCCTGCCGTGCATCTACCTCGTCGACAGCGGCGGCGCGAACCTGCCCAACCAGGCCGAGGTTTTTCCCGATCGCGAGCATTTCGGCCGCATCTTCTTCAACCAGGCCAATATGTCGGCGCGCGGCATCCCGCAGATCGCCTGCGTGATGGGCAGTTGCACCGCCGGCGGCGCCTATGTGCCCGCCATGTCGGACGAGAGCGTCATCGTCCGCAACCAGGGCACGATCTTCCTCGCCGGCCCGCCGCTGGTGCAGGCCGCCACGGGCGAGATCATCTCGGCCGAGGAACTGGGCGGCGCTGACACGCACGGCCGCCGCTCCGGCGTGGTCGATCATGTCGCCGAGAATGACGAGCATGCGCTGACGATCGTGCGCGACATCGTTTCGTCGCTCGCCCCCGACGCGCGGCCCGATGTCAACCTGCGCGAGCCGCGCCCGCCGAAATACGACCCCACCGATCTCTACGGTATCGTCCCGCAGGACGTGCGCGCGCCCTATGACGTGCATGAGGTGATCGCGCGGCTGGTCGACGGATCGGAATTCCACGAGTTCAAGGCGCTGTACGGCACGTCGCTGGTGTGCGGCTTCGCCCATATCTGGGGCATTCCGGTCGCGATCCTCGCCAACAATGGCGTGCTGTTTTCGGAAAGCGCGCAGAAGGGCGCGCATTTCATCGAACTGGCGTGCCAGCGGCGCATCCCCCTGCTGTTCCTCCAGAATATCTCGGGCTTCATGGTCGGCGGCAAATATGAGGCGGAGGGCATCGCCAAGCATGGCGCGAAACTCGTCACCGCCGTCGCCACCGCGACCGTGCCCAAGATCACCGTGCTGATCGGCGGCAGCTTCGGCGCGGGCAATTACGGCATGTGCGGCCGGGCTTATGGCCCCCGCTTCCTCTTCAGCTGGCCGAACAGCCGGATCAGCGTGATGGGCGGCGAGCAGGCCGCCTCGGTGCTCGCCACCGTCCACCGCGATGCCGCCAAGTGGAGCCCGGAGGAAGCCGAAGCCTTCAAGGCGCCGGTGCGCGCCAAATATGAGGAAGAGGGCAACCCCTGGTACGCCACCGCGAACCTGTGGGACGACGGCATCATCGACCCCGCCCAAACCCGCGACGTCCTCGGCCTCGCCTTCGCCGCCACGCTGAACGCCCCGATTGCGGAGCGCCCGGCGTTCGGCGTGTTCCGGATGTGA
- a CDS encoding LysR family transcriptional regulator, with translation MLDRYLLRYFLAVVDQGNFSRAASHCAVSQPTLSVGIAKLERTLGLPLFVRSNQRVELTDGGTRFLGHARRIEREFNLAMQSMGQASDLPTLRLGVLASIPAGIVAASVAHTRPGLTHRFELLFGSERELVGHLAKRRVDIALTLIARGADRFAERPVCTEGYALAIAADHPLAARDAIAAEQLAHEVMIVRRHCEVLSETSRFFTERGVRPHFALRSTNDERVMQMVAAGLGLTVMPLSYRADGIARPRLIGFDPLRSIGWAATPEGEHLLGDLPPVLADIAERVRGAVRDGRHPARP, from the coding sequence ATGCTCGATCGCTACCTGCTGCGCTACTTCCTCGCCGTGGTCGATCAGGGCAATTTCTCGCGCGCCGCCAGCCATTGCGCCGTCTCCCAGCCGACGCTCTCGGTCGGCATCGCCAAGCTGGAGCGCACCTTGGGGCTGCCCCTGTTCGTCCGCTCCAACCAACGCGTGGAATTGACGGACGGGGGCACGCGCTTTCTCGGCCACGCGCGGCGGATCGAGCGTGAGTTCAATCTGGCGATGCAATCGATGGGACAGGCGAGCGATCTGCCGACGCTGCGGCTGGGCGTGCTGGCGAGCATCCCCGCCGGCATCGTCGCCGCCTCGGTCGCCCACACCCGCCCCGGCCTGACCCATCGGTTCGAGCTGTTGTTCGGCAGCGAGCGCGAACTGGTCGGCCATCTCGCCAAGCGCCGCGTCGATATCGCGCTCACCCTGATCGCGCGCGGCGCCGATCGTTTCGCCGAGCGGCCGGTCTGTACCGAGGGCTATGCGCTGGCGATCGCGGCTGACCATCCGCTGGCGGCCCGCGACGCCATCGCGGCCGAGCAACTCGCCCACGAGGTGATGATCGTCCGCCGCCATTGCGAGGTCTTGTCGGAAACGAGCCGCTTCTTCACCGAACGCGGCGTCCGCCCCCATTTCGCCCTCCGCTCGACCAACGACGAACGGGTGATGCAGATGGTCGCGGCCGGCCTCGGCCTGACGGTGATGCCCCTGTCCTACCGCGCCGACGGCATCGCCCGGCCCCGCCTGATCGGCTTCGATCCGCTGCGCTCGATCGGCTGGGCGGCGACGCCCGAGGGGGAGCATCTGCTGGGCGATCTGCCGCCGGTGCTGGCGGATATCGCGGAAAGGGTGCGCGGCGCCGTACGGGACGGCCGACACCCCGCAAGGCCCTAA
- a CDS encoding endonuclease domain-containing protein: MRSTDGGVIATQWGAGGMIRGTTTAFRRSRELRRAMSLPEVLLWQQLRRRGAGHKWRKQHAAGPYTLDFYCDAAKLCVEVDGEAHGRGDRPEADARRDAWLAARGIETLRVPAVDVLGNLEGVVTFIAQVAGGRRPLHHPAAPGGPPPRAKLGEE, from the coding sequence GTGCGAAGCACTGACGGAGGGGTCATCGCGACGCAGTGGGGCGCGGGCGGCATGATTAGGGGCACGACCACGGCTTTCCGCCGATCGCGCGAATTGCGACGCGCGATGAGCTTGCCCGAAGTGCTGTTGTGGCAGCAGCTTCGCCGGCGCGGTGCGGGCCATAAATGGCGCAAGCAGCACGCCGCCGGACCGTACACGCTCGACTTCTACTGCGACGCGGCCAAGCTGTGCGTCGAGGTGGATGGCGAGGCGCATGGTCGCGGCGACCGGCCGGAGGCGGATGCGCGCAGGGATGCGTGGCTGGCGGCACGGGGGATCGAGACGCTCAGGGTGCCGGCGGTTGACGTCCTGGGCAATCTGGAGGGTGTCGTCACGTTTATCGCGCAAGTGGCGGGGGGGCGCAGACCCCTCCACCACCCGGCTGCGCCGGGTGGTCCCCCTCCCCGAGCAAAGCTCGGGGAGGAATGA
- a CDS encoding tRNA (cytidine(34)-2'-O)-methyltransferase has protein sequence MRLALFEPEIAGNVGAVLRLGACLGAAVDLIEPMGFAWDDRRVRRTAMDYIDHVMVTRHAGFDAFRATVGAQRLILFTTRSRQSSYDFRFRADDILLFGKESAGVPAAVADACDARVRIPMQPHVRSMNLATTAALALGEALRQTATLPG, from the coding sequence ATGCGCCTTGCCCTGTTTGAACCCGAGATTGCCGGAAACGTCGGTGCGGTCCTGCGGCTGGGGGCCTGCCTGGGTGCGGCCGTGGACCTCATCGAGCCGATGGGATTTGCATGGGATGATCGCCGCGTGCGGCGAACCGCCATGGATTATATCGATCATGTCATGGTCACGCGCCACGCCGGCTTCGACGCTTTCCGGGCGACGGTCGGCGCGCAGAGGCTGATCCTGTTCACCACCAGGAGCCGGCAATCATCCTATGACTTCCGGTTTCGCGCCGATGATATCCTGCTCTTCGGAAAGGAAAGCGCGGGCGTGCCGGCCGCCGTCGCGGATGCCTGCGATGCGCGGGTTCGTATTCCGATGCAGCCTCATGTGCGGTCGATGAATCTCGCCACAACGGCGGCGCTGGCGCTCGGTGAAGCCTTGCGCCAGACCGCCACACTGCCCGGTTAG
- a CDS encoding EAL domain-containing protein — protein MRRRTILILATGLAILAAILPLVACGYISRERAIAAEQAHLSDYARWALKRSSQTLADGMEVLRFAAAARPRDCSPAHIARLRQLVLESQVVEEIGFYRGDRLECTSWAVVGKAMTPSQPDQWLAGGHRLYVGIKPEILGGDPMLVLSNGSDDALINPRRMVDVLTDGKLTVGVATAKGDLIALNGKADAALVHRLSRQIVTGLDDRHIFASARGPGLIAFAISDRALVQAKINRELELLIPVGLFVSAVLVGVIVWVSRQRLSPRRELEIAVARREFFFQYQPIIDLAKGRCIGAEALIRWKRPDGSWVSPDLFIPLAEQSGLITAITNQLIERVVGDLAPMLIDEPDAHIAINLSAQDMEDGGFLPVLEAALVRSGVAPPQIWLEATERGFLHADTARRTIEAARARGHVVAIDDFGTGYSSLSLLEGLPLDTLKIDKSFIDAIGRDAATSVVTPHIIDMAHGLNFKIVAEGVETIEQEAYIRKAGVQFAQGWFYSKALPPEDFTAFYHAYNARRPKLMAVA, from the coding sequence ATGCGCAGACGGACGATCCTGATTCTGGCGACGGGCCTGGCGATCCTCGCGGCGATCCTGCCGCTGGTCGCCTGCGGCTATATCTCGCGCGAGCGGGCGATCGCGGCCGAGCAGGCGCATCTGTCGGATTATGCGCGCTGGGCGCTCAAGCGATCGAGCCAGACGCTGGCCGACGGCATGGAGGTGTTGCGCTTCGCCGCCGCCGCCCGCCCGCGCGATTGCTCGCCGGCGCACATTGCCCGGCTGCGGCAATTGGTGCTGGAGTCGCAGGTGGTGGAGGAGATCGGCTTCTATCGCGGCGACCGCCTCGAATGCACCAGCTGGGCGGTGGTCGGCAAGGCGATGACGCCGAGCCAGCCGGATCAATGGCTGGCGGGCGGCCACCGCCTCTATGTCGGCATCAAGCCGGAAATCCTAGGCGGCGATCCGATGCTGGTGCTGAGCAACGGATCGGACGACGCGCTCATCAACCCCCGCCGCATGGTGGACGTGCTGACCGACGGCAAACTGACGGTCGGCGTCGCCACCGCCAAAGGCGATTTGATCGCGCTCAACGGCAAGGCGGATGCCGCGCTGGTGCATCGACTGAGCCGCCAGATCGTGACCGGGCTGGACGATCGCCACATCTTCGCCTCGGCGCGGGGGCCGGGCCTGATCGCCTTCGCCATCTCTGATCGCGCGCTGGTGCAGGCCAAGATCAATCGCGAGCTGGAATTGCTGATCCCGGTCGGCCTGTTCGTCTCGGCCGTGCTGGTCGGCGTGATCGTGTGGGTGTCGCGCCAGCGCCTGTCGCCGCGACGCGAGCTGGAGATCGCCGTCGCCCGCCGCGAATTTTTCTTCCAATATCAGCCGATCATCGATCTGGCGAAGGGCCGCTGCATCGGCGCCGAGGCGCTGATCCGCTGGAAGCGGCCCGACGGCAGCTGGGTCTCGCCGGACCTGTTCATCCCGCTGGCCGAGCAGAGCGGGCTCATCACCGCCATCACCAACCAGCTGATCGAGCGGGTGGTGGGCGATCTGGCGCCGATGCTGATCGACGAGCCCGACGCGCATATCGCGATCAACCTGTCGGCGCAGGACATGGAGGATGGCGGCTTCCTGCCGGTGCTGGAGGCCGCGCTGGTGCGATCGGGCGTGGCCCCGCCGCAGATCTGGCTGGAGGCGACCGAGCGCGGCTTCCTCCACGCCGACACCGCCCGCCGCACGATCGAGGCGGCCCGCGCGCGCGGCCATGTCGTCGCGATCGACGATTTCGGGACGGGCTATTCCAGCCTGTCGCTGCTGGAGGGCCTGCCGCTCGACACGCTCAAGATCGACAAGAGCTTCATCGACGCGATCGGCCGCGATGCCGCGACCAGCGTGGTGACGCCGCACATCATCGACATGGCGCACGGGCTGAACTTCAAGATCGTCGCCGAGGGTGTCGAGACGATCGAGCAGGAGGCCTATATCCGCAAGGCCGGGGTGCAATTCGCGCAGGGCTGGTTCTATTCGAAGGCGCTGCCGCCCGAGGATTTCACCGCTTTCTATCACGCCTATAACGCGCGCCGCCCGAAACTGATGGCGGTGGCCTGA
- a CDS encoding acetyl/propionyl/methylcrotonyl-CoA carboxylase subunit alpha → MIRSLLIANRGEIACRVIRTARRLGIRTVAVYSDADAQALHVRSADEAVHIGPSPVRESYLLGDRIIAAAKATGAEAIHPGYGFLSENAAFAQAVLDAGLIWVGPNPASITAMGLKDAAKKLMQEAGVPTTPGYLGEDQSEARLKAEADAIGYPVLIKAVAGGGGKGMRKVDDAADFLDALASCQREAASSFGNEQVLLEKWVTNPRHIEVQVFGDTHGNVVHLFERDCSLQRRHQKVIEEAPAPGMDAETRAAVCRAAVDAARAVDYVGAGTIEFIADGSEGLRADRIWFMEMNTRLQVEHPVTEEITGQDLVEWQLRVASGEPLPKAQDELSITGWAMETRLYAEDPAKGFLPSIGTLERFDIGPSYRTDTGVEQGAEISPFYDPMIAKLIAWGPDRDAARRKLAATLEATAIWPLKTNAGFLVKALHHPAFAEARLDTGLIAREGDALLPDATPSAAALARGAATLAAPGRIGGFRLNAAPRNEGRFLLDGEAVTVAVAPSDATNVATSAIVAEAGQVWQLLPWRAGGAGKADASDGAILSPMPGRIIAVAVTQGETVTKGQKLLTLEAMKMEHSLLAPFDGVVATLNAGEGGQVSEGTVLVKIEPAEAA, encoded by the coding sequence ATGATCCGTTCCCTCCTCATCGCCAATCGCGGCGAGATCGCCTGTCGTGTCATCCGCACCGCGCGGCGGCTCGGTATCCGCACCGTCGCGGTCTATTCGGATGCGGACGCCCAAGCGCTCCACGTCCGCTCCGCCGACGAGGCGGTGCACATCGGCCCGTCGCCGGTGCGCGAGAGCTATCTGCTGGGCGATCGGATCATCGCGGCGGCCAAGGCGACCGGTGCCGAGGCGATCCATCCCGGTTACGGCTTCCTCTCCGAAAACGCCGCCTTCGCGCAAGCGGTGCTGGATGCCGGGCTGATCTGGGTCGGCCCCAACCCGGCCTCGATCACCGCCATGGGCCTGAAGGACGCCGCCAAGAAACTGATGCAGGAAGCCGGCGTGCCCACCACGCCCGGCTATCTCGGCGAGGACCAGAGCGAGGCGCGGCTGAAAGCGGAGGCGGATGCGATCGGCTATCCGGTGCTCATCAAGGCGGTCGCGGGCGGCGGCGGCAAGGGGATGCGGAAGGTGGATGACGCCGCCGACTTCCTCGATGCCCTCGCCTCCTGCCAGCGCGAGGCCGCCTCGTCGTTCGGCAACGAACAGGTGCTGCTGGAAAAATGGGTCACCAACCCGCGCCATATCGAGGTGCAGGTGTTCGGCGACACGCATGGCAACGTCGTCCATCTGTTCGAGCGCGACTGCTCGCTCCAGCGCCGCCACCAGAAGGTGATCGAGGAAGCGCCCGCCCCCGGCATGGACGCCGAAACGCGCGCGGCGGTGTGCCGGGCGGCGGTCGATGCGGCCAGGGCGGTCGATTATGTCGGCGCGGGCACGATCGAATTCATCGCCGACGGATCGGAGGGCCTGCGCGCCGACCGCATCTGGTTCATGGAGATGAACACGCGGCTTCAGGTCGAGCATCCGGTGACCGAGGAGATCACCGGCCAGGATCTGGTCGAATGGCAACTCCGCGTCGCCTCCGGCGAACCGTTGCCCAAGGCGCAGGACGAACTGTCGATCACCGGCTGGGCGATGGAAACCCGCCTCTATGCCGAGGATCCGGCCAAGGGCTTCCTGCCGAGCATCGGCACGCTGGAGCGGTTCGACATCGGCCCCTCCTACCGCACCGATACCGGGGTCGAGCAGGGCGCCGAAATCTCGCCCTTCTACGATCCGATGATCGCCAAGCTGATCGCCTGGGGCCCGGATCGCGATGCCGCCCGCCGCAAGCTGGCGGCGACCTTGGAGGCGACCGCGATCTGGCCGCTCAAGACCAACGCCGGCTTTCTGGTAAAGGCGCTCCACCACCCCGCCTTCGCCGAGGCGCGGCTCGACACCGGCCTGATCGCGCGCGAGGGCGATGCGCTGCTGCCCGACGCCACGCCGTCCGCCGCCGCGCTGGCCAGAGGTGCCGCCACGCTCGCTGCCCCCGGCCGGATCGGCGGCTTCCGCCTCAACGCGGCCCCGCGCAACGAAGGCCGGTTCCTGCTCGATGGCGAGGCGGTGACAGTGGCCGTCGCGCCCTCCGACGCCACCAATGTCGCCACCAGCGCGATCGTCGCCGAGGCCGGGCAGGTGTGGCAGCTCCTGCCGTGGCGCGCGGGCGGGGCCGGCAAGGCGGATGCCTCCGACGGCGCGATCCTCTCCCCCATGCCCGGCCGCATCATCGCGGTCGCCGTGACGCAGGGCGAGACGGTCACCAAGGGCCAGAAGCTCCTCACCCTCGAAGCGATGAAGATGGAACACAGCCTCCTCGCCCCCTTCGACGGCGTGGTCGCCACCCTCAACGCCGGCGAGGGTGGGCAGGTGAGCGAAGGGACGGTGCTGGTGAAGATCGAGCCGGCGGAGGCGGCCTGA